Genomic DNA from Gilliamella sp. ESL0441:
ATGAAAATTTAAAATCAACGGGGGAATTAGTCGCTGATTCCTCTTTTTCAGAAGATGAAAAGATGGGATAGCCCATAAATGTCTTCTCTATTCCTTCATAATTTAGTGATAAAACTCCCGCTCCTAAATTTTGTTTACCCATACTTAACGAGCCAATATTAGTATTTATCAATCCGTTTATGCTATTTTGTGAATTTAAATAATTGTCCTGAGTGATTGATAAATTATCTATTTCAACCGCAGGTAGTTTAATGAAAGGTAAATTTGTTGAGTTGATTTTTATTTTATCAATACTTGTTTTGCTATTAGCAGTTAAAATATCTTTATTGTTTAAAGTATAGTTTCCATTGTTTTCAAAATTTTGGATTTCCAAACCAGAGATGTAATATTCAAGGATGTTAGCTTGTATCTTTTCAGCTGATATTTTATAACTTACCCCAGAACCATCTGGAGTAGGGGCTGTTGAAATATTAAAAGAATCTAATGAAATATAGTTATCATTATTTAGCATATAATTTAATTTATCAAATTTTGCTGTCGAAACAAAAGTTTGTTTTGGATTCGCTTCAACAATAAAATCTCCTTCTGAAATATCCAGTTTTCCTTCTAATGCATCTAACTCTGATTTTGTTGCGCTAATGGCTTTATTCATTAATTTTATCGTTAGATAATTTCCATAACTAAGACCACCATGCGCTGTAATAAAAGGTTTGTTACCGGATAATTTCCAAAGTATAGGAGATGTTTGTTCTTCCATCTCGTATTCGAACCAAGCCATTTTAGGTGTAAAAGACCCTTTAGCAAGTGCTGCAATCGGAAAAGGTCCATGATAAATGCTGATATTATCATCAAATATTTTTTGATGATGTTCCTTAGCATCGTTTGGATCAATGAAGGTAAGTGTCACTGTCAGATGAGATGTCGTCGAAAATAAACTTCTTTCATAATGATTTTTCGATATATCGATACTAAATAAATGTTGATTGTCATTAATTTTTTGTGTTGTTTCTTGCAATAAATGATCAAAATTTTTTTCAATAACATTTCCTGTATACCAAGATGCACTAATATATCCTAAACTTAATAATGTAACTATTCCTAGTGCTAACCTACTTTTCTTCATTCATCATCCCTTATTTCGCTATTTAATATATTTGCGATGGTTATCATAATGTAACCGTCTATTTAATAATTAAAATTGTGACATATTATTTGCCAAATCGTATGGTTAATTATTGTAATAGAATATGTAAGGATAATCGAACAAATTTAAATGAATGATCTGAATATGCCTATTTTATTGTTACTCAAACAAAATAGGCATGTAATAAGCGTATCTGATTAGTTTAAATGTTGTAATCCCCTAAAGAAATTCTCTTTATTGATATGTTTTCCGTTAAGAATAACTTCTTCTCGATCTTTCGCATATTCTAACTGTAAAGATAAATTTTTATCTTCATCCCCCTTGATATCGATATAAGGATTATTACCTAGAACCATTTTTGCCATCATGACAAGATTATTGTACTCATTGGCCATCTTTTCTGCGCTTACATCATCAAGATCTTGGTTCGTGCTGTCTAGTTGGGCATTAAGACGAGCTAGTACTTTAAAAGGGATATTTAAGTCAATACTTAAATTTTTTAATTTCTCGATATCGAATTCTTCTGAGAAATTAATATCATTTTGTGCAATTATGTTTGTTTTAGCGTTAATACTTCCTTCAGCATTTTTCCATCTAAAATAATCTAAGGATACTTTTATATCTTCATTGGAAGGGGGATTTAAAATGTATTTATCTTTAGGATCTAATGCATAGCCTATTTTCTGAGCATCAATGCCGGAATAAGCAAGTGCTAATTCTCCAGAACCTAAATTTTGTTTACCATAATAAACTGATTCAATATCCGATCTTATTGATGCATTGATAGTATTATTTTCATTTAGTCTATAATCTTGATCGAATGACATATTATTTATTTCAACTGAATGTTGCTTTGATGGAGTAATGCTAAATTTTTCCATTTTGGTGTTGACTCTAATATTTTTAAATTTATAAATTCCTTTTAAATCAATATCGATATCATAAAAACCATTTATGTTTAAATTATTTATTTTGGCTTGAGCATTCATATCGTTATTTACATCGATATCAATATTATCAACTCCAGCATTTAATTTCACCTGATTGACTGAATCATTTTGGCTTAGTTCATAAATTGCATTAATATTATTCAATACTACATTTGTTTTATCTTCTGAATGATATTCTAATTTATCAACTGTTAATGTAAAAATTGGTAACGTTTGGATTTCATCTTTCTTTATCGTAAACATCAAACTACCTTTTGAAATATCTAACGTATGTTTAATGTTGCTTTTATTATCAAGAATCTTTATAGGTTTTGACTCAAACTTACTGGTAATAAGACCATCATAATTAATACTGATATAACCACTATAAAAAGGTTGGTTTCCAGCAAGTTCCCATAGTTTTGGTGATGTTTGTTGTTTCATTTCATTTTCAATCCAAACCATTTGTGGGGAAAATGTGCCTTTTAATAAAGCCGCCAATGGGAATGGACCATGGTGAATAGTGATTTCTTCATTCGTTAAAATATCAATTTTTTCATCAGGATTATTTTTAGGGATAAGCTCGATGTTTAAATTCAATTTAGTGGAAAAAATGTTTTTTTGATAATTATTTTTTTTAATTACAATATCAAAATCTTTTTGTTTACGACTCAACTGCTCATTAAATTGCTCAATAGATGTATCAACATTTTCTTCAATAACATTACCTGTATGCCATGATAGTCCAGTATATCCAATTCCTAACAATGCAATAATGCCAATAGCGAGTTTACTTTTCTTCATCGATTTTCTCTTTTAATTCATTATATTTAAATTATTGTTTCTAATTCAAAAACAAGTTTTATTAATATTATTCAGAACCTAATTTTCATTAGGGGGGTTAAGTTTAATCGATTTTTATGGGATAAGCGACAATTTATGTAGGTGAAAAAGGTTTATCTATTGACATGTTAATGATGGTTAATTTTTAACTAATACATGGTGTGAGTATATTTATGCTAAATACTAAATACTAAAGCGGCACTATTGATAATTTTCAATTAACAAATTTATAGCATTTTATCTGATAAATCCTATTTCCAAGTTATACTAAAACAGGTTGACTAATTAGGTTGCAATTAATCACCAAATTCTTATTATAAAACTTTAGACAAATAGCATTTAATAAGAATTTGGTTAATTATTGATTTTCGATCACTCTTTTCTATCTTGGTGCGCTGCAAAATCTGATAACAAACTTTTAATGTATTCAATGCGCTCGGTACGTTGTAAACCGGATTTTTGTAGTTTTAAACGGTTAGATCCCTCAAGACGGTAATTTTTTGGTTCTTTTTGAATTATTTCGATCAAATAATCTATTGATATTGTATTTTTGCTACCAAATTCGATGAATCCACCTTTTTCACCAAATTCAATCTTAATAATGCCTAACTCTTTGGCACAATAGCGAATTTTGGTTGTTTCTAATAAAAATAGGACTGCATCCGGTAATTGTCCAAAGCGATCACGCATTTCAACTTGTATATCGGTCAGTTCATCTAAATGGTCAATGCTGGCAATTCGTTTATATAGTGACAAACGAGTGTTAACATCAGGAATAAAATCATCTGGAATTAATGTAGGTAAGCGTAATTCAACTTCCGTTTGCTGACTGGTCAGTAATGATTCAAGAGTTGGTTCTTTTCCTTCTTTCAACGATTTTACTGCATCTTCAAGTAGTTCAATATAAAGGTTAAATCCGATAGTTTCGATTTGCCCACTTTGATCGCTGCCTAACAATTCACCCGCACCTCGAATCTCAAGATCGTGCGTAGCTAAAGCAAAACCAGCACCTAAATCTTCCAAAGAGGCAATCGCATCAAGACGTTTTTTTGCATCTTTACTTAATAATTTAGGGTGAGGTGTTAATAAATAAGCATACGCTTGGTGATATGAACGACCGACCCGACCACGCAACTGATGCAATTGCGCTAAACCAAATTTATCTGCACGCTCGATAATAATCGTATTAGCGTTAGGAATATCAATGCCGGTTTCAACAATGGTGGTACAAACCAAAATATTAAAACGTTGATGATGAAAATCATTCATCACTCGCTCTAAATCCCGTTCATGCATTTGACCATGACCAACAGCAATACGAGCTTCTGGCACCAATTCGGCTAACTTTTCACTTACGGTATTTATATCAGAGACATCATTATGCAAATAATAAATTTGCCCACCACGCAAAATTTCACGTAATATTGCTTCTCGAATGACTAAATCATCGTATTCCCTGACAAAGGTTTTTACTGCTAATCGACGAGCAGGTGGGGTAGCAATGATTGAAAGATCACGCATGCCACTCATCGCCATATTCAATGTTCGAGGAATAGGGGTAGCAGTTAGAGTCAAAATATCGATATTGGCTCGCATTGCTTTGATACGTTCTTTTTGACGAACACCAAAGCGATGCTCTTCGTCAACGATTAATAGCCCGAGATCTTTCCATTTCACATCTTCTTGCAACAATTTATGCGTGCCAATAATGATATCAATTTTGCCTTCACTAAGCGCCTGAATAATGGATTGTTGTTGTTTCGCTGTTTTGAAACGTGACAAGCATTCAATTCTTATTGGCCAATTGGCAAATCGGTCACAAAAACTTTCATAATGTTGTTGGGCAAGTAAAGTTGTTGGCACCAAAACTGCGGCTTGTTTTTGATTAATAACGGCTAAAAAGGCAGCTCGAATTGCAACCTCAGTTTTACCAAAACCAACGTCACCACAAACTAACCGATCCATAGCATAAGGCGAACACATATCACCAATAACAGCGCCAATAGCATTTTGCTGATCTTCTGTTTCTTGGTAAGGAAATGCTTGGCAAAACAACTCATATTGATCCCGATCTTGCTTAAATTCATAGCCCGGTTTCGTTTCACGTTCAGCATAAATATCCAATAGTTCAGCGGCGACATCACGCACTTTTTCGGCTGCTTTTTGTCTGGCTTTACTCCAAGCATCGGTTCCTAACTTATTTAACGGAGCATTTTCTTCATCGCCTCCTGAGTAACGACTGATTAAATTAAGTGATGAAACAGGCACATAAAGCTTTGTATCGTTGGCATAGAGCAAAATAAGATATTCAGCTGTAATTCCCCCTGTTTCTAAAGTCGTTAATCCCGCATATCTTCCTACGCCATGTTCTAAATGTACTACGGGTTTACCGGGAGTAAGCTCTGCTAAGCTACGAATTAAACTGTCGGTATTAATGGCTTGTTTACTCTCTTTTTTACGACGGATGACGCGTCGCCCAAAGAGTTCATTTTCAGTAATAAAAGCATAATGATGATGTTGATCAATAAAACCTTGTTCGCTGGCACCAATCATAACGCAAAAGCGATTATCTACATTATTTAGTTCATCCAATTGGTGAATTTGAGTAGGATGTATACGAATTCGACCTAGAAT
This window encodes:
- a CDS encoding DUF945 family protein, translating into MKKSRLALGIVTLLSLGYISASWYTGNVIEKNFDHLLQETTQKINDNQHLFSIDISKNHYERSLFSTTSHLTVTLTFIDPNDAKEHHQKIFDDNISIYHGPFPIAALAKGSFTPKMAWFEYEMEEQTSPILWKLSGNKPFITAHGGLSYGNYLTIKLMNKAISATKSELDALEGKLDISEGDFIVEANPKQTFVSTAKFDKLNYMLNNDNYISLDSFNISTAPTPDGSGVSYKISAEKIQANILEYYISGLEIQNFENNGNYTLNNKDILTANSKTSIDKIKINSTNLPFIKLPAVEIDNLSITQDNYLNSQNSINGLINTNIGSLSMGKQNLGAGVLSLNYEGIEKTFMGYPIFSSSEKEESATNSPVDFKFSLDNFNWHNDEGDIQAKAYIELLDNKKLTLNTDFNQLKTFKLKFDVPFKVLARLLTQFQYYSDENISPEEFKKTYRNLTLMEIIFLRKNPFLVFSNNDNDKGFYTDIDYDQNREEVLINGKEISKHDFFNNLNKRLP
- a CDS encoding YdgA family protein; the protein is MKKSKLAIGIIALLGIGYTGLSWHTGNVIEENVDTSIEQFNEQLSRKQKDFDIVIKKNNYQKNIFSTKLNLNIELIPKNNPDEKIDILTNEEITIHHGPFPLAALLKGTFSPQMVWIENEMKQQTSPKLWELAGNQPFYSGYISINYDGLITSKFESKPIKILDNKSNIKHTLDISKGSLMFTIKKDEIQTLPIFTLTVDKLEYHSEDKTNVVLNNINAIYELSQNDSVNQVKLNAGVDNIDIDVNNDMNAQAKINNLNINGFYDIDIDLKGIYKFKNIRVNTKMEKFSITPSKQHSVEINNMSFDQDYRLNENNTINASIRSDIESVYYGKQNLGSGELALAYSGIDAQKIGYALDPKDKYILNPPSNEDIKVSLDYFRWKNAEGSINAKTNIIAQNDINFSEEFDIEKLKNLSIDLNIPFKVLARLNAQLDSTNQDLDDVSAEKMANEYNNLVMMAKMVLGNNPYIDIKGDEDKNLSLQLEYAKDREEVILNGKHINKENFFRGLQHLN
- the mfd gene encoding transcription-repair coupling factor → MSKILNISDLIPQKSGEIKQFGQLVGSSLSQVCAQAIAAYDGLVVIITDDMQQTTRIYEELKQFSDFTAFTFPDWETLPYDSFSPHQDIVSERLSCLYHLSHLKKGALILPINTLMQKVCPKSYLGGHVFIMEKGLQISREHLRMQLENAGYRSVSQVMEHGEYATRGALFDIFPMGSNRPYRIDFFDDEIDSIRTFDVDSQRTLEEITKIELLPAHEFPFDRAAIELFRSQWREKFEVRLEPESIYQQVSKHILPTGIEYWQALFFNEPLTMLFSYFLDNTLIINTIDIERFANKYWQDINQRFESRKVDPMRPLLAPSVIWSKTDEIFAKFKHYPRMILSSSSIKESTKSINLPFVALPDIAIEIQQKDPYRQFNQFTEQFNGKIIFSVESEGRKEALQEILGRIRIHPTQIHQLDELNNVDNRFCVMIGASEQGFIDQHHHYAFITENELFGRRVIRRKKESKQAINTDSLIRSLAELTPGKPVVHLEHGVGRYAGLTTLETGGITAEYLILLYANDTKLYVPVSSLNLISRYSGGDEENAPLNKLGTDAWSKARQKAAEKVRDVAAELLDIYAERETKPGYEFKQDRDQYELFCQAFPYQETEDQQNAIGAVIGDMCSPYAMDRLVCGDVGFGKTEVAIRAAFLAVINQKQAAVLVPTTLLAQQHYESFCDRFANWPIRIECLSRFKTAKQQQSIIQALSEGKIDIIIGTHKLLQEDVKWKDLGLLIVDEEHRFGVRQKERIKAMRANIDILTLTATPIPRTLNMAMSGMRDLSIIATPPARRLAVKTFVREYDDLVIREAILREILRGGQIYYLHNDVSDINTVSEKLAELVPEARIAVGHGQMHERDLERVMNDFHHQRFNILVCTTIVETGIDIPNANTIIIERADKFGLAQLHQLRGRVGRSYHQAYAYLLTPHPKLLSKDAKKRLDAIASLEDLGAGFALATHDLEIRGAGELLGSDQSGQIETIGFNLYIELLEDAVKSLKEGKEPTLESLLTSQQTEVELRLPTLIPDDFIPDVNTRLSLYKRIASIDHLDELTDIQVEMRDRFGQLPDAVLFLLETTKIRYCAKELGIIKIEFGEKGGFIEFGSKNTISIDYLIEIIQKEPKNYRLEGSNRLKLQKSGLQRTERIEYIKSLLSDFAAHQDRKE